GTTGAAATGATAGGTTTTCAAACAGTTATTAATTATTCGGTGTTTACCAAATAGAGTACTTCCCGAAATAATAAAACTAAACGCCGATTTTAAATCGTTCTTTTCCAAGAAAATATTAACATTATCTGGAGAGTTAGAAGTAATAATTCCTAATGTATGCCCTTGGCGATCGAGTTCTAAGAGAACTTCTTTCATTCCAGGAATTGGCATGAGATATTTAATCTGACTATTTAACCTTTTTTTGACTTGCTTGAGCAGAAAAGGTAATTGAAATAAAGATACACCACACTTTTGAATTACTTCTCTAGAAGTGAAATTTCTAAATTTGATAATATCTTCAAACTCAAATTTTCTATAGCCATATTCTATCGCCAAATTATTACCAATATTTACTACTGTATCGAAGGTATCTGCAATAGTACCATCGAAATCAAAAATAATGATTTGGGGATCTGGCGAAAGTTGACTAGTTGTCATATCATTTTACTTCTGACTTCTGTACAGACGCGCGCTAGCGCTTATATCGCGTCTCTTCTGACTTCTGACTTTTGACTTCTGCTATAACTACTTATCTAAATTTTTCAGATTAGCTTTAGCATTGCGCTGCCACATTTCTGGTTTAATCCGCCTCAATGCTGATGCAGTGAATTGCTGATGCCATTTCTCTTCAGAAATCTCTGCTAATTCTATCAGCTTGGGTGCCAAATTCTCTGGGTAAGGTTCAAATTCCCTGACATTAGTTGGCTGAGAAAATCTTTGATTCCAAGGGCAAACATCTTGACAAATGTCACATCCTGCTACCCATCCAGATAAATGCGGTGTAATATCTTCAGGTAATTTTTCCTCTCGGTTTTCGATCGTATGATAAGCTATACAGCGATTAGCATCTACTACATATGGGCTGGTAATTGCCCCTGTAGGACAAGCTTCTAGACACCGAGTACAACTACCACAATGTTGAGTATGAGGAGTGTCATCAGTTAATTCTAAGTTAGTTAATACCTCCCCTAAAAATACCCAAGAACCATATTCTCGCGTAATCAGATTTCCATTTTTAGCTACCCATCCTAAACCTGCTTGTTGTGCCCAAAACTTATCACTAATAGGTCCTGTATCGGCATAGTATTTAGTTAAAATTCCCTCTCCTCGATCCTCTAACCAACTACACAAAAATTTAAGTTTTTTGTGCATGATTTTGTGGTAGTCTCTCCCCCACCCATAACGAGAAATTTTGGCATATTCTTCACCTTCAAGCCGTTGATGAGGGGTGTAATAATTGAGAGCAACAGCAATTACCGAGCTAACTTGTGGCATGGTTAGATAAATATCTTGACGTTTAGGATTTTGCATCCACTCCATGTCACCCTGATATCCTAATTCTAGCCAATTTTGTAAGTAATTTGCCGCTTCGTTTTGGCGGCTAACATCGATCGCTGCAATTCCTACTTTATGAAAGCCTATTTCTAAAGCTTTCTGTTTGATTGCGTCACTAGTAATTTCTGTCACAATTAATTTAGGTAAATTTAATTGGTTAAATCTATTGGCGAGCGATACATGGAAGCGGTAAGCGATCGCTTTTTTCAATTATTCCATACCAATCATCCCTAGTATTGAAAACGCTACAATCATTAGACAAGAGTGATACTGACGGAGAATCCGAACCATGCCACTTGCACCAATTGAAGAGAAAATGTGGGGCAAATCTCCCTCAAAACCTCGCGTTCAAATGTCTCACCATGAGATTAATGAAAAATATGAATCAAGAGACAAAAGAATCTTGACCGAAATAAATCGTGAAAAACTGCCAAGTTTTGCTGAATCCCTAAAAAAACAAAAGTATATGGATTTGCAACCTTTTTATCAAAGAAGGTTACGTTGGGATGAAAAGAAACAATCACGACTGATAGAATCATTTTTAATCAATATTCCCGTTCCTCCTCTAATTCTTTTTGAAAGAGAATACAATTCATATGAAGTAATGGATGGTCAACAAAGAATTACAGCAATTCAGAATTTTTACAACAACGAACTTAAGTTAACTGGACTTAAACTTTGGGAAGAACTTAATGGATTGAGGTATAGAGAGCTACCATTAAATATTCAGGCAGGTATCAATCGCCGTTCCATATCCTATATAGCAATTATTACAGAATCAACTTCCA
This window of the Merismopedia glauca CCAP 1448/3 genome carries:
- the queG gene encoding tRNA epoxyqueuosine(34) reductase QueG; the protein is MKQKALEIGFHKVGIAAIDVSRQNEAANYLQNWLELGYQGDMEWMQNPKRQDIYLTMPQVSSVIAVALNYYTPHQRLEGEEYAKISRYGWGRDYHKIMHKKLKFLCSWLEDRGEGILTKYYADTGPISDKFWAQQAGLGWVAKNGNLITREYGSWVFLGEVLTNLELTDDTPHTQHCGSCTRCLEACPTGAITSPYVVDANRCIAYHTIENREEKLPEDITPHLSGWVAGCDICQDVCPWNQRFSQPTNVREFEPYPENLAPKLIELAEISEEKWHQQFTASALRRIKPEMWQRNAKANLKNLDK
- a CDS encoding GmrSD restriction endonuclease domain-containing protein, whose protein sequence is MPLAPIEEKMWGKSPSKPRVQMSHHEINEKYESRDKRILTEINREKLPSFAESLKKQKYMDLQPFYQRRLRWDEKKQSRLIESFLINIPVPPLILFEREYNSYEVMDGQQRITAIQNFYNNELKLTGLKLWEELNGLRYRELPLNIQAGINRRSISYIAIITESTSNPEEALLLKQETFERLNTGGERLSPQEVRNCLYTGKFNSLLLELARNPIFTRAWNIPTDDDSSKLSENTLYKKMEDAELILRFFALRNVDNFSRGMEGFLDLYRTHLTSFLGTERI
- a CDS encoding HAD hydrolase-like protein, which gives rise to MTTSQLSPDPQIIIFDFDGTIADTFDTVVNIGNNLAIEYGYRKFEFEDIIKFRNFTSREVIQKCGVSLFQLPFLLKQVKKRLNSQIKYLMPIPGMKEVLLELDRQGHTLGIITSNSPDNVNIFLEKNDLKSAFSFIISGSTLFGKHRIINNCLKTYHFN